TTAGAACGTGTTTCATTTTACGGGAGGGCCGCCACGCTGTCCACCTTCATGGTCGGGCTCGCATGCTCGCCCTCCGCGACACGGAATGGGAGCGATCGTGGTCGCTCCGCTCGCTCCGCCCGTTCGCTCAGGCGCGGTCGCCGTTCTGCTCGATGCGCGCGTGGATCTCGGTGAGGATCTCGCGCGGCAGGATCGCGGCAGAGCGGGCGCTGCCGGTCAAGGGCGTCGTGCGGTCGGCGCCGACGGCGACATCGATGGCGCGCAGCAACGCGCGCAACGCCCGCGACGAGCACAGCCCCGCCTGCTGGAGCTCACCGACGAGTCGGGTGCCGTCGACCAGCAGCGCGACGCGCTCGTCCTCGTCGAGAACCCCGCTCGGTTCGCCGCGCTCGAGCGCGACCTCCAGCCGCGCGAACAGCTTCGTGAGCGCCTCACCGAGCCGGCGATCGGCCGCGAGCCGCGCCGCGTCGTCGAGCGCCGCCGCGGGCTGCGGCGCCGGCCTCGGCGGCGAGACGATCGGCTCGACCGGTTCTGGTTCGACGACGGGTTCCGACTCCACGACCTGCTGCGGCACGACGACGAGTTGCGGCGCGACGACCGGCTCCGGCACGACGACGGGCTCCGGCACGACGACCGGTGCGGGCTCGGGCGCGGGTTCCGGCGCGACCGGCACCGCGACGAACGAGTCCGGCGGCACGAGCACGTGCCACTGCGCCGCGTTCGCGCCGACGGTGACCCACACGAGCAGCCGCGCCCGGCGCCCGGCCTGCACCGCGACGCGCAGCCCGAACGGAAGGTCGACGGGCTCACGCTCACGCAGCGACTCGGCGATCGCGGTCAGCTCCGCGACCTGATCGCCGATCGGCGCGTCGATCACGAAGTGGTAGCCCTCGGGCTGCACCGAACCCGAGACCACGAGGTCACCGTCGATCGCGAGCGCGACGTCGAGCACCTCGCCGAGCACGACGACAACGGCTTCGCCCGCGCCGACATCGACGAGCGCGGGCTCGAGCTTCTCGATGCCGACGGACGCGGGTCGCAGCGTGGTGCGCGCCGCCATGGTGACGGTGTCGGTCACCGACGGACCCGGGGCGGCGACCGTCTCGGCATCGAGACCGGCGGCCGCGTCCGCGTCCGCGTCGCTGTCGGGTACGAGTGCACGCAGCGCGTCTTCGTCGCGGTGCAGCCCGGCCGCGAGCGCGGGTGCGTCGAAGTCGATGCCTTCCGCGAGGCGCGCGCGTGCGCCGACGCGATCGGCCGCGCCGGTCAGGAGCCGGCCCAGGTCGCGATCGGCCCGCTGCGCGCGCTTGGCGTGGTAGTGGACGAACCGCTCGAGGTTCTCGAGCGCACCGGCGACGCCTTCGAGCTCGGGCGGCGCGGTGAACCCGGGCCGGGGCGCGGGCTCGCCGCCGGACTCGATCTCGCGCAACGCCGCGGGGATGCGCTCGATCTGCAGCTGGTTGGCCTGGCGGGACAGGTCGATGAGCGGGCGCCGCAGCGCGCGGACGACCGCGAGCGCGACCACCACGACGAGCACCACGGCGACCGCCACGCCGATCCACACGAGCGCGAGCCAACCGCCGACGGTCGTGGACGACTGGTCGTCACCGTGACGGAATCCCCAGACCGCAACGGTCGCGATGCCGCCGAGCGCGACGAGGCACACGGCGGCGGCCGCGGCCACGGCGAGCACTCTCGGCCGGACCGCGCCGCGCATCGCACCCTCTCCTCTACCGCCGCCGGCCCTCCGTGGCCACCGGCGGATGCCGCCCCCTGCGGGGCTGCCCCAGACCCGTCATGATACAGAATGCGGTCACTCGGTTACAGACCGTGACCACAACCATCTGGTCGCGGGCGCTCGCCACTCCTCGACGCGGGATGGGAGCCGGCGAGGCGCTTGCTCGCTTCGCTCACCGCTGACGGTCGGAGCTCCCTTCCGCCCGCGCCGGCGCGCTCGACCAGAATCACCGCATGCGAGGAATCGTCCATCTCGGAGGCGGCGAGGTCGTCGTCACCGACGAGCTCGAAGTGCGCCGGCCCGGGCCGACCGAGGTCGCCATCCGGCTGGTCGCCGCGGGCGTCTGCCACAGCGACCTCTCGGTCCTCGACGGCACGATCCCCTTCCCGACCCCCGTCGTCTGCGGGCACGAGGGGGCGGGCGTCGTCGAGGAGGTCGGCGCCACGGTGAAGGGCGTCGCGCCCGGCGACCACGTGGTCGTCTCGACCCTCGCCAACTGCGGGCGCTGCGCGGCCTGCGCGGCCGGCCGCCCGACCCGCTGCCGCTCGTCGATCGGCAACATCGACCGGCCCTTCACCTTCCGCGGCGAGCCCGCCTACAACTTCGCGGCGACGTCGTCGTTCGCCGAGCGCATCGTCGTCGAGGCGGTGCAGGCGGTGCCGATCAGCAAGGACGTGCCGCTGACCTCCGCGTGCCTCATCGCGTGCGGCGTGATCACCGGCGTCGGCGCGGTCCTGAACCGAGCGCGCGTGCAGACGGGTGAGACCGCCGCGGTCTTCGGCATCGGCGGGGTCGGGCTCAACGTCGTGCAGGCGCTTCGCCTCGTCGGCGCCGCGCGCATCGTCGCCATCGACGCCAACCCCGCGAAGGAAGTGCTGGCACGGCAGTTCGGCGCGACCGACTTCGTGCTCGCGGGCGACGACGGCGTCGAGCAGGTGCGGGCGATGTTCCCGGCGCCCGGCATCCACTTCGCCGGCGGCGTCGACTGGGCGTTCGAGTGCACCGGCATCCCGAAGGTGCTCGAAGCCGCGATCGAGACGCTCGACTGGGGCGGCACCGCGGTCGCGATCGGTGTGCCGCCACCCGGCGCACAGGTGTCGGCGGTGATCACCCGGCTCACGCAGATCGACCGGGGCGTGATCGGCAACCGCTACGGCTCGGCCCGGCCGCACCGCGACTTCCCGATGATCGCGTCGCTCTATCTCGACGGCCGGCTCATGCTCGACGAGCTCGTCTCCGCGACCGCGCCGCTGGAGGACTTCGGCACCATCGTCGACCGCCTCCACGCCGGCGAGCTCGCGCGCGGCGTGCTGACCTTCGACGCCTGACCCGGCGCGCACGGCACACGCGCCGCGCCGTGCCGCGTCAGGCCGGCGTATCCCAGCCGTCGTACTCGCCGCCGAAACGCGCGGCCGTAACGTCGAAGAACGCGCGGGCGACGACGACGGCCTCATGATCGAGCACGACGTCGTGCCGCGTCGCCACGACCAGCCGGCGATCGGGGTCGTCGGCGGGGGCTGGGCGCTGCTCGACGTCCCATCCCGACGCGGCGACGTGCGCGGCGGCGTCACGCCGGGCCGCCTCGGACCCGAAGAACAGGTAGTGGTGCACGGTGCGGGGGGTCGACAGATCGGCGCCGCGCCGGGTGAGCTGGTCGAGAATCGCGCGGTCGGCGGCGCCGACGTCGTGCGACTCGGCGTCGGGTGCGAGCTCCACCTTCGCCGTCGACGGGCGGGGCGCGCCCTGAACCGCCGCGAGCAGCCGGTCGAACTCCGACCATTCACGGTCGCTCTCGACGTTGAAGCGGACGTCGTGGTCGCCGATACGCGTGGTCGTCACGCCGTCGGCGTTGAACGCGGTGCGGACGCGCGAATAGAACACGAGCTGGTGCCGCGCGTTGCCCGTGATGACCGCGGCGAGCACGGCCTCGCGCGCCAGCGTCGTCACCAGTCGATCATCGGTGGCGCCCAGGGCGGCGAGCGATTCCTCGGTCGGCAACCCGTCGGCGCGCGGATCGGCGAGGTCGATCGTGCACTCGATCCGGATCGAGAACGACTGCCGGTTCGACACGTCGGCGTACACGCGGTTGATCCGGATCACGATCGGCCGGCCCGTGATGTTGTCGAGCCCGTGCGCAACGGTCCAGTCGGGCGGCACGTCCTGGACCGCGCGCCGGTTGCGACGCCAGGCCATCAGGCGGCGCTCACGCGCCCGCGGCGACCTGCGCCTCGCGCTGGCGCGTCGTGCGGTGCACCGGGTCCTTGTCGAACTGCGGCAGCACATCGCGACCGAAGAGCTCGATCGTCTCGACCGCGACGTCGCGCGGCATCGTGCTCGACAGCAAACCGAAGGCGACCTGATCGGCACCCGCGTCCTGGAACGCCTGCACCGACGGGATCACATCCTCGGGTGTGCCGTACATCGAGCCGGCGATGCCGATGCGAGACGCGATGTCGTCGCGCGTCGGTTCGGGAATCAGCGCCGGCCACTCGGGAATGCCGTCGGGCCGCGGGAACGTGTCGAGATACCGGAACAACAGGCTGTTCTGGTAGCTCATCGAGAGCGTCGGCCCGATGTCGAGCACGCGCTCACGGTCTTCGAGGCACAGCAACTGCGTGGTGACCATCACGTTGTCGTTCACGTAGCCGCCGACGGGATCCGCGTCCTTGATCGCCTCTTTGTACGAGTCGATCAGCGGCTTCAACGCGTCCGGCCCCGCCATCGTGAAGCACAACACGCCGAGCCCCATCTTCGCGGCCTTCTCGAACGTGCTCGGCGAACCCGCGGCCACCCACATCGGCGGATGCGGCTTCGTGTACGGCTTCGGCAACACGTTCCGCTTCGGCATCGAGAAGAACCGGCCGTCGTACTCGTACTCACCGTCGGCCCACATGTGACGGAACTGCCCGACGACCTCGTCGAACATCTCCTTCGTCAGATCCGGATCGTCGATCCCGAACCCGGCCTGCTCCGTGGTCGACGAGCCGCGACCCATACCCATCTCGAAACGGCCGTGGCTCAGATGATCGAGCATCGCGACACGCTCCGCCACGCGCGCCGGGTGGTTCACCGGCGGCGTGACGTTGAAGATGCCCGACCCGATGTGGATGCGCTCCGTACTCGACGCGAGATAACCGAGGAACACCTCGTTCGCCGACAGGTGCGAGTACTCCGTGAGGAAGTGGTGCTCGGTCACCCACGTGTACTTGAAGCCGCTGCGATCCGCAGCCTCGACGATCGCGACCTCGTCGAGCAGACGCTCGTGCTCGGCACCGGGATTGCCGTCGCTCAGGTGATGCGGCACGTACAGGCTGTTGAAGAGTCCGAATTCCATGCGGCGCGGAGGTTAGTGCCGAGGTACTACGCCACTTCGACCGGTAGCTTCCTGATTCCGGTGTGCTTGTTGCTGCGCGTCCACTCGGGCGCGCCGGTGAGCTCGATGCGGTCGAAGCGCGCGAGCACCTCGCCGAGGACGACGCGCAACTCGAGCCGGGCGAGGCTCGCGCCGAGACAGTGGTGGATGCCGTGTCCGAAGCCGAGGTGCGGGTTCGGGTCGCGCGCGGCGTCGAACTGCATCGCGCGTTCGAAGACCCTCTCGTCGCGGTTCGCCGACGCTTCCCAGAACACGACCTTGTCGCCCGCCTCGATCTCCTGACCGCCGAGCACGGTGTCGACCGTCGCGGTTCGGCGGTTGTACGCGGCCGGGCTCGTCCAGCGCACGATCTCGTCGGTCGCGGTCTCGATCGGGATCGCAGTGGAGCGCACCGCCGCGAGCTGCGCGGGATGCTGCACGAGCGCGAGCAGGCCGCCCGCGACCGCGTTGCGCGTCGTGTCGGCGCCCGCCGCGAATAGCAGGCTGAAGAAGAGGTGGAGCTCGTCGTCGGTGAGCGACGGCGGATCCATGTCGGGCAGCGTCGCATGGACGACGACGGAGAGCATGTCGTCGGCCGGCTCCGCGCGCTTGCGCGCGATCAGCCGCGCGCCGTACTCGAACATGCGCAGCCCGGATTGCGCGACGCGATCGGTGCTCGCGAACGCGTCGCCCTCACGGAAGTCGAAGACCGTCTCGATCCACTCGAACAGCTGGTGGCGATCGCCTTCGGGCACACCGAGCAGGAGGCAGATCGCCTGCATCGGCAGCTCGCCCGCGACACTCGCGACGAAGTCGCCACCGCCGGTCGCCGCGAAGCGATCGAGGAGCACGTGCGTCCGCGCGCGCAGATCGGCTTCGAGTCGTCCGATCGTGCGGGGCGTGAGCCCGCGGCTCACGAGCGCGCGCACGCGCTGATGGCGCGGGTCGTCCATCATGTTGAGGACCTTCCCCGCGATCGGTGAGTCCGGGAGGATCGTGCCGCCGTAGGGCCGCGCACCACCGGTCTCCGACGAGTACGTACGCGCGTCGCGCATCACCGCGAGCGTCTCCTCGTGCGTCGAGACCGACCAGAAGCCTTCTTCGTCGGGGGTGTGCGCAGTCGGCTCGTGCCAGTAGACGGGCGCGAACGCGCGGTGCACCGCGAACACGTGGTGCGGGAAGCCGTTCGCGAAGAGGTCGAGATCGGTGAGGTCGACGGCGGCGAGCTCGGGCGGAGCGGGCGCGTGCGCGGCACTCATCGCGCGTCGGTCAAACCCGCATGCGGCTGCCGCGCCCTTGCGCCAGCCGTTCCGCGCGCAGCCGGTCGACCGCGGGCATCGCGAGCGGCTCGAGCGTGCGGCCGACCGCCCAGCCGAGCAGCAAGTCGGCGAGTGCGGGGTTGCGCGCGAGCACCGGACCGTGGAGATAGGTGCCGATGACGCGGCCCGCGATCGCGCCTTCGGTGCCGGAACCGTCGCCGTTGCCGACGCCGAGGTCGAGGCGGGCGAGCGGCTGCAGGCTCTCCGACAGCCACGTGCCGCCGCCGTGGTTCTCGAAGCCGGTGAGCGTCGGCAGGTTGAGCTCGGCACGCGGCAGCGCGAACACCTCGCCGACCGCACGCGGCCCGTCGCGGCGCGCGCTCGTGCAGTCGAGCACGCCGAGTCCGTCGACCGCGCGACCTTCCGCGGTCTCGAACGTCTGGCCGAGCAACTGGAAACCCGCGCACACACCGAGCACGACCGCGTTGCGCTGCACCGCGGTGCCGATCGCGGTGCGCAGCTGCGCGTCGCCCGCGACCGCGGCCTGCGCGCCGTCCTCGCCACCACCGAGCAGATAGATGTCGGCGTCGGCGGGCACGGGGTCGCGGTCGAGCTCGAGCACACGCGCACCGATGCCGCGCTTGCGCAGTCGCATCTCCAACACGGTCGCGTTCCCGCGGTCGCCGTAGGTGCCGAGCATCGCCGGCCGCACGAGCGCGATCGTGATCTCAGACGACATTGCCGAACCGCTTCCGCAGGTCCTGGAACGCGCTGTAGTTCGCGATGACGTCGACGATCGGGAACTCGAGGCGGTCCATCACCTCGTCGACATTGGGTCGCCACTCGTGCTCGATGCCCGCGTACGCGAGCCGCACCGACAAGTCGGAGGCGCGGTCACCGGTGCAGATCACCGGCCGCTCCCCCAGCGTCTCGAACGGCACGTCGTAGATCCACGACGGATCGTGACCGTCGGGGTCGCGCGCGTTGAGCACGAGCACCACGGGCTCGGGCGGCGGCGGGATGAAGCGAAGCGTCTCCCGCCAGCTCGCGGGGTTCTTCGCGAGCAGCAAACGGACCTGCGCGTTGCCCACCCGCACCGTGCGGTAGCGGCCCGCGACACCTTGCACACCGACGGCTCCGCGCACCGCGTCCGCGGGCGCGACACCGAGCACCGCGGCGGTGGCCGCCGCCATCGCGACGTTGCCGCGGTTCACGTCGCCGGGCAGCGACGGCTCGACCGCGAGCTCCGTACCGTCGGGCAGCACGAGCCGGTCGTGCACGAGCGCGTAGTTCGGTGTCGGGCGCGCGAAGTCGCATCCGGTGCAGTGCCAGCCCTGCGCGTCGAAGTCGATCACCGAGCTGCATGCCGGGCACGCGAGCGCGTCGTCGGTCCAGCGCTGACCGGCGCCGACCCACCGCACGTTCGTCGCCGGCAGCGCCGCCCACACGATGAGCGGATCGTCGACGTTCGCGACAACCGTGATCTCGGGATGGTCGGCGACACACTCGCGCCAGCGCCCCGAGATCATGCGCGTCTCGTTGAGCCGGCTCAGCTGGTCGCGCGACAGGTTGAGGAAGGCAACGGCCTTGGGTGCGAGCGTGTCGAAGGCCCAGGGGATGAAGCGCTCGTCGACCTCGATCGCGGCGATCGACGCGGTGCGCTGCTCGAGCAGTGCGGCGACGATGCCTTCGGTGACGTTCGCACCCGAGCGGTTGCTCGCGACCTCGCCGCGCGTCGCGAGCGCGGCCGCGAGCATCGCGGTCGTCGTCGTCTTGCCGTTCGTGCCGCTGACGAGCGCGGTCGTGCGACCGGCGGCGAGGAGGCGGGCCGCGTCGGGCGCGACGGTGAGGCAGGTCTTCCCGCTGATGACCCAGCCCTCGCCCCGGCCGGTCGCTCGCGAGGCGAGCCCCGCGAGTCGTCCCGCCGTTACTCCGGCGACGAGTCGGGCGCGATCGCCCCAGGCTCGTGTCGGTGGCCGCCGCGTGACCACGCTCGCTCCTTCTGACCGGTGCTGTGCCGATCTGCGCCGATCTGATCGGGTCGGACGACGTTAGCGGTCACCTTTCTCGATCAGATGCGACCCTCTCCTCAGGTCCCCACCAGAACGGGCGGGTGGCCAAGCGGCGCGGGTAAGGAAAGGGCCGTGGCCGGCGCGGTGAGCTTTCTCCTCCTCGCGGCCCTGATCGCGTTCGTGACGCTGCGACCGCGCGGGCTGCCGGAGGTCGTCGTCGCGCTGCCCGCGGCCGTGATCGTCGTCGTCGCGCGCCTTGCCCCGTGGGCCGCCGTGCGCCACGAGCTCCGCTTCCTCGCGCCGACGCTCGTGTTCCTCGCCGCGATCTTCGTGATCGCCGAGGTCGCGTCGGTCGCCGGCGTGTTCGACGCCGCGGGCGCGATCTTGGCGCGCCGATCGGGCGGCTCGGCGCGCCGGCTCGTGCTCGTCGTCGCCGTCGCCGCGACCGTCACGACGACGGTGTTGAGCCTCGACGCGACCGCCGTCCTGCTGACGCCGGTCGTGCTCCGAGTGGCGCGCGCCCGGCACGCCGATCTCGAGACTCCCCTCCTCACGACGACGCAACTCGCGAACGGCGGCTCGCTGCTGCTACCCGTGTCGAACCTCACGAACCTGATCGTCTTCCCGCTGACCGGTCTCACGTTCGCAGGCTTCGCGGTGCGGATGGCGTTTCCGCTCGCAGTCGCGGTCGGGGTGATCACGGCGGTTGCCGTCGTGCGCGCCGGGGGCCCGCGGGGCGGGCGCGTCGTCGCCGGCGGATCGACGGAGTTGCGCGCCGACGCACCGGTCGAGCTCGACGGCTTCGGGCGCGCGGTCGCGTGCGGGCTCGGTGTGCTGCTCGTCGCCTTCTTCGCGGGCTCGCTCGTGCACGTCGCACCGTCGGTGATCGCCGCGGTCGGCGCGGTGCTGTTCGGCACGGCGGCCGTCGCTCACCGTCGGACCGGTGTCGGCGCGCTGGTGCGCGCGGCGGCGCCAGGCTTCGTCGTGTTCGTCGGCGCGCTCGGCGTCGTCGTGACGGCCGCGAGCCGCCACGGACTGTCGAGAATCGTCGGCGACGTATTGCCGTCGGGCAACGGACTCGCGCCACTGATCGGCGTCGCACTGGTCGCGGCCGTGCTCGCGAACATCGTGAACAACCTGCCGGCGACGCTCGTGCTGCTCGGCGCGATCCCGTCCGGTGCGGCCGCGCCCCTGCTCGCCGCGCTCGTCGGGCTCAACGTCGGCCCGAACCTCACCTATACGGGATCGCTCGCGACCCTGCTCTGGCGCAAGACGGTCCGCGCCGCCGACGCCGAGCCGCGGCGCCGCGCGTTCTTCACGGCCGCGGCGCTGACGACCCCGCTCGCCGTCGTTGCCGCGACCGCCGCCCTCTGGCTGTCACTCCGAGTGCTCGGCGGCGGCTGAGGGCCGCTTCGATCTGATCGAGAAAAGTGACGCGCCGCGTCACCTCGCTCGATCAGTTGGACGGGACTCGATCAGTTGGGCGGGCGGGCACGAGCGTGTCGCTCTGCGGCCGCTCGACGTGGCCATTGAGGCGTCGGTGCCGGCGAGCGAAGCGAGTGGCACGATCACGACCGGTCAGCTCGGATCGGCTGGGATTGGATCGGGCGGACTGCGTTGGCGCGCGTGGGGTCGGCGTAGGCGGTCACGAGCGAGTTCGGGCGGTCGGCCTGGAGCAGGCCGAGTTGGTTGCCACTCGGGTCGCGCAGCACGTGGACCGGGCCGTACATCAGCTCGCCGATCGCGGGCTCGGCAGCGTCGGTCATCACAGCCCCTCGCCGAATCGTGCGATTCGTGCCAATCGAACGGCCCGCAGGGTCTGGCAAGCTGCGGCCGTGGCCACGGCCGAGCACGCGCAACCGATCACCGACCGGTCCGTCGTCGGCCCGCGTGATCCCGCGACCGAGACGCCGCCGCGCGCGGACGGTTCGATCCGACGCACGAGCACGATCGACATGCTCCGGCCCGACGGCTGGACCGGCGACCTCGTGCTGCGCGGCCGCGCCCGCGACCTCGTCACCACCGCGAGCGAAGCACACGCGGTCGCCGAAGCACGCGTCGACGTCCGCGCCGACGTGACGCGCGCGCTGATCGCGATCGACACGACCCCCGCGCTCCCGCGCGCCGACGAGCTGCTCGGCGCGCCCGTCGGCGGCGGCTTCCGTGGCCGCGTCGACGCGGTCGCGCCCGACGAGCGCGCCCGCGCCACACCGCTCTACCTCTTGCTCGACGACCTACCGGTCGCCGCGCTCGTGTCGGGTTACGCGATGCAACGCACGAACCAGATCGGTCGCATGCCGGTCGAGGCCTACTCGTACAACACCGACCAGTGCGCGGGCTGGCGGGCGGGCGGCACCCTCATGCTCGTCCTGTCCGACAAGGGTTCCGTGCCGATGACGATCGGTCCCGCGGCGCCCGAGCTCGCGCGCATCGACGACCCGCTCGCGTGGCACGAGCACGATCCGCTGCCGACACACGGGATGCGGCGACGGCGCCGCGTCGACGTGCGGCGCGACGAGGAAGACGGCGCGCTCCACGTCGACGCGATGTTCCGCGACAGCTACCTCGGTGCCGACGGGATCGAGACGATCGTGCACGAATACTCGTGCACCGCGACCGTCGACCCGCACACGCTCACCGTCGTCGCCGCCGAGGCGCGCCCCCGAGTGCTCCCCTACATCGAGTGCCCCGAGGCGGCGGCCAGCGCGCGGCGTCTGGCCGGACTCACCGTCACCGACCTGCGCGCCCGGGTCCGGCGCGAGTTCACCGGCATCTCGACGTGCACCCATCTGAACGACCTGCTGCGCAGCCTCGCCGACGTCGGCGCGCTGGCCTCGGCGCTCGCCGCCACCGCCTGAAGACCGGCCGCGAACCTTGCCCCGTGTGTCAAGATGCCCGCAGGCGTGGGCGCGCCGGCCGTCGTCGGATCGTTGACGCTCCGTGTGGTGTTGACTACGGTACGTGAGTCCCGGCGGGGGACCTCTGGGGAGGGGCACGATGAGACGACTGTCTGCGTGGCTGATCGGCCCGCTGGCGTTGGCGGCCGTTGCCGGCATGGCCGGACCCGTTGCCGCCGCGACGACCAAGCCCCTCGCGGTGCAGGGTCAGTACGTCGTGTACGGCAGCTACAACAAGAAGCCGCGGCTCCAGTCGTTCTCCCTCACCCTCTACAAGAACCACACCGGCACGGATCACTTCAACGACACGATCACGTGGTCGCTCGACGGCAAGAACCTCACGATGATCTTCGACAAGGGGCTCTGGACCTACCACGGCGTCAAGCACGTCGGCGGGTTCAACACCGTGAAGAAGCCGGGCACCTTGGCGAACGTCAACGGCGGCTACGGCACCTGGTACGCCGTCCCGGCCACGACCTAGCCGCGGTCTCGAGCCCGGAGCCGGAACCGATCGCGTGAGCGACGGCCCGCGCCGAGCGGAGACGGAGCTCGAGCAGGTCGAAGGCGAGGTTCGCGACGCGGAGCGCGAGCTGGATTCGCGCGCCGACGCAGTGCTCGCGCGGCACGAGCGCGCCGCGTTGGGCTTCCGGCTGCTGCGCTCGGTGATGAAGGAGCAAGGGCAGGAACAGGTCGGGCTCGCGGCGTCGGGCGCGGCGTTCTGGCTGATCATCTCGGCGTTCCCGACCGCGATCGCGGCGATCAGCATCTTCGGCCTCGTCGTGAGTCCCGCCGACGTCGCGAAGGATCTTGCGGGGCTCGCGCACCAGGGGCCGGCATCGCTGGGCGCGACGGTGACGACCCAGTTGCAACACGTCGCCGCGGCCGACCACGCCGGCCTCTCGACCGGACTCGTCGTGTCGCTCCTGCTCGCGCTCTGGAGCGCGTCGGCGGGCATCTACAACCTCGACCGCGCCATCCGCACCGCGTACGGCCTGCGACCCGATCGCTACCTCGACGCGCGCGGCCGCGCGTTCGTCGGCGCGTTCGCCACGGTCGTCGCGCTCGGGCTCCTCGCGCTGCTGTCGGCCGGACTCTCCGGCGTGGTCGCGCACGTGCCCGCGGCCGTCGTCGCGATCGCAGGCATCCCCGCACTGCTCGCCTTCATGGTCGTCGCGATCGCGGGTCTGTACCGGTTCTCGATCGCGCGGACCGTCGGCGCGGCCGCGGTGTTGCCGGGCGCGATCGCGTCGGGGTGTGGGCTCGCGCTCGTCGCCAGCGGCTTCGCCGTCTACCTGCACTTCTCGAAGCACTTCACGGCCGTGTACGGCGCGCTCGCGGGCGCAGTGATCGCGATGATCGGCACGTACCTCGCGGTGTACGTCGTGCTGCTCGGCGCGGTGCTG
Above is a genomic segment from Acidimicrobiia bacterium containing:
- a CDS encoding YihY/virulence factor BrkB family protein — translated: MSDGPRRAETELEQVEGEVRDAERELDSRADAVLARHERAALGFRLLRSVMKEQGQEQVGLAASGAAFWLIISAFPTAIAAISIFGLVVSPADVAKDLAGLAHQGPASLGATVTTQLQHVAAADHAGLSTGLVVSLLLALWSASAGIYNLDRAIRTAYGLRPDRYLDARGRAFVGAFATVVALGLLALLSAGLSGVVAHVPAAVVAIAGIPALLAFMVVAIAGLYRFSIARTVGAAAVLPGAIASGCGLALVASGFAVYLHFSKHFTAVYGALAGAVIAMIGTYLAVYVVLLGAVLNVQLTGVAFHELDDLALG